The Leptospira terpstrae serovar Hualin str. LT 11-33 = ATCC 700639 nucleotide sequence TATCTTTCTGTAACCATCATAAGTGGTTCCTGTCCAAAGGTGTTGCCATCTTCCTCGAGGAAGGTAAACATCCTGAACAATTTCCCCACTTTCCACAACAGGGGCCACAAGAAGGTCATCACCCAAAAAAAACTGGTATTTGTATTTTAATAAATTTTTGTCTTCGGGCTCCACAATGGCATTGTGTCTTACTACAGGAATCCCTGTTTGAGATGCTTCTTCCACCAAACTTTGAATATATGGTTTTAAGGCAAAATGGATTCTTGCTATTTTAGCAAATAGTGTCACTGTATCTTCATCACCAAGAGATTTGGTTCCATCTGGTTTTGTATATGTATACACTTGCCAGTTTTTTAGAGGTCGATTCCCTTCGTGGGTACGAAAGACAGGAGTAAAGGCAGAGGCCTCTGCCCAACGCAAAAGCAGTTCCTTGGATCTATGGTAGTTGCGGAGTGGATTGGAAATGGTTGTGTAACCACCGATGTCGCTATGATTTAGCGCATAACCGCTGATACCCGATGTTGTGAGGCCGATGATGGAAGATGGCAAACCATCATTGGTTCCAAAACTAACCATTTGGTCTCCCTCCCAAAACAGTGTGGAGTGGGCATTGGAATAACTATAACCTGCACGGGTGAAGAATACAATTTTTCCTTCCATACCCGCTTCTTTGATGGCTTCTCGATTGATTCTTGCCCAATCGACAGGATAACGATTGTGATAGATTTTTGCATCTACACCTGATGCGAGTTTGGCGTCATAGGGCAACCATTCTCCAAAATCGGCCATCCATCCAGAGAGTCCCATACCAATTAAATTCTTTTTGATCAAGTCTTTGGTCCAACGAACTGCTGCTGGATTTGTGAGGTCAATTAGGTAAGCAGGAAAACCAACGGTTTGGATGAGATAGTCATCCCCATTTTGATTTTTAACAAGATACCCTTTTGATTTTGCTTCCGTGAGTAATGGATTCGTAAAATCATCCCCTGGTTTTTTCGGATCTGTATCAGCAAGGAAGGAATTGATATAACCTAATACTTGTACGTTTTGGTCATTCATTGACTTAACAAATTTTTTAAAGTCAGGGTAAAGACTTTCATCGGCATACCAACGCCATTTGAGTTGGTCACCAAAATTGGTCACACGACGGCCACACCAGTCTTGGATCCAAAGAGCCGTTACTGGATTTCCAACATCTTTTGCTTGTTTGACGATGGAAGACACTTTTTCTGTTCCGCCTTGGACACCGAGCCAAGTTCCGTAAGCCCAATCTGGAAGTTTTGGAAACCTACCTGTTTTTTTGGTATAAGCTTCGATGAGAGCTTTGGAAGAGTTTCCTA carries:
- a CDS encoding alpha-glucosidase, giving the protein MASRLFFLFLPLIFWDCASRVISHLPTTEETYPLSKQIQWIQSAKDFSLRNQTLEKDFIKLSLEEPFLQSFTKETTAKYRMASFQFKESLQKACTEQSIDEIKKETGKITIKGKLTGKDCSSDYQIVFVSKSDTEIELKITLSDPTLNRIQFQYGSHPEERIFGLGEQFTYDELKGKTPFLFTEEQGVGRGDQPITTGANLLAGAGGNAYTTYAPIPHYITSENRSVFFENSGYAKIDFSDSKNTKVEFWDFQSEKSLTGTIWLGNSSKALIEAYTKKTGRFPKLPDWAYGTWLGVQGGTEKVSSIVKQAKDVGNPVTALWIQDWCGRRVTNFGDQLKWRWYADESLYPDFKKFVKSMNDQNVQVLGYINSFLADTDPKKPGDDFTNPLLTEAKSKGYLVKNQNGDDYLIQTVGFPAYLIDLTNPAAVRWTKDLIKKNLIGMGLSGWMADFGEWLPYDAKLASGVDAKIYHNRYPVDWARINREAIKEAGMEGKIVFFTRAGYSYSNAHSTLFWEGDQMVSFGTNDGLPSSIIGLTTSGISGYALNHSDIGGYTTISNPLRNYHRSKELLLRWAEASAFTPVFRTHEGNRPLKNWQVYTYTKPDGTKSLGDEDTVTLFAKIARIHFALKPYIQSLVEEASQTGIPVVRHNAIVEPEDKNLLKYKYQFFLGDDLLVAPVVESGEIVQDVYLPRGRWQHLWTGTTYDGYRKIQVPAPIGKPPAFIRVGGKSEALIRSSLSTIRNKD